The genomic segment atatatatatatacatacatatatatatatatatatatatatatatatatatatatgtattaatatatatatatatatatatatatatatatatatatatatatatatatatatatattaatacatatatatatatatatatatatatatatatatatatatatatatatatacatatatatatatatatatacatacatacatatatatgtctatatatacatatacatatgtatatatacatacatatacatatatatatatatatatatatatatatatatatatatatatatatatatatatatatatatatatatatatatatatatatatatatatatatatatatatatataaacatacaaatatatatatacatacatacatatatctacatacatatatatatatatacatatgtatatatatatatatatatatatatatatatatatatgtatatatatatatgtatatgtatgtatatatatatgtatatgtatatatatatatgtatatatatgtatatatatatatatatatatatatatatatatatatatatatatatatatatatatatatatatatatatatatatatatatatatatatatatatatatatatattgtgtgtgtgtatgtagtGAGGAAGAAGAATGTTCAATTTTTACCAGTCAAGTATTATATTTAATAGTCTAGTGAAGCAAACGCTACTTCGTattgttttgaaaagaaaaaattgtgtTAGAAATTATTAGGTACTTTCTGGTAATTTTTCGTAAATATAATGATGTAATAATAGACCAGGACATGAATATGATACGAATCTccctattatatttttctttttttgtcttTACACTTTGATCCGTTTGCttatttcttattctttttctattATGTCATTTCTACCTCTACATCAATTATTTTGGTTCAATAAAAGTTGATATCAAATTTGTACTTGTCAAATGCGTTCATTAGATGTCTTACTTAACAAATTGGGTGTCGCAATGTCCCCActaatgaaattttaagtagctgtgaaatataaaaaaataataacctCATTAAAGTCACAATTTATAgcataaaaatatgtaaaatggaGATATGGTTTATGTGAATAATATTTGTAAAATCTTGGTGAAAATGGTTAGTCAATGCATGAAAGTAAGGTAATATGGCATGTGTATTTTCTTGTCATCTTCAATGAAGGAAGAGGTGATAAGTTGCTTGCCATTGTTGACTCTATATCAGACCCCTTATGTCATGACCATTACATTTAAGCCAACCAATCTAACGCCAATACACCTTTCCAAGAAActagaaataataatattttatttcaaaaacatGCTACTCCAACTCTTTCCTGCACCAAGAGAGCTCATCTTAGAAAGTCTAACTTAAGTACCATGACATGCTTAGGCCTTTCGTATTGTTTACCTCGCGAATAAAGTCATCAAAACTCAAACAACCCAAAAGCAACCAAACATTCCCACTAGTCACAATTCAACCATATTATTCCAAAAAAATGTTGACTAAGAAGCTCTCCCTCCACAACAATACCGCTACCAAAACCAAAAACGCAATCTAAGCAATTATTGAtctcataaaattatttaaccCTTATTCGAAAATATTTCCATAATTAATAAcccaaatccaaaaaaaaaacctcttTTCGAAtgaaaaggaaagaaagagaagaagaaagcCGATGTAACCCATTGAGAAAAATtggaacaaaaaataaaaaaaattaaaaattaaaaaaaaaattaaaaggcatCAAGAACGTAAGGAAATAAAGAATACATGGTAAGAGAAGGGCTACCAAATTAATGGCCTTTCGAGTACACCCTCCAATGTTAACGGAATATATTACGACTATTGGTGTACCATCAGTGCAAACTAGTGATAAAATTATGGCCTTTTTGTTTGTACAGTTAATCATGAAGGAGATGACCAATGTGGTGCTTCATTGCTAGCAGTCAGAAACTAGTGATATAAAGCTTTTTGGATtttcaaaagtctaaattaattaacaataaattagttATACAATTTAGTTATTATTGAGAATTACACATATTagtaaatttaaaaacttaaacaaataattttattaacaaacatttatatatttaaaaaatatataaaataaaaaactagaaAATCGAATATCTTATTTTGCCATTATTATATGAATCTTAAATTTGGCCTTTTAAGTCTCAAATTTGgaatggaaaaaaaaactatatcaaaaaaagaaaattgttgtaTGTGACAATCTCACTAGGAGATGCGTCTTATACATGAGTAAAATAGTCCATCTAAGAAatacatattatgaaaatatgagatAATTAGACTCCTTATTTGAAGTAGTTTACCAAAAGACGGTCTCAGCtcaaaaaagataataaattaTTAGCTATGCCTTCGCTGAAGTTAATACTTGAAATTGACaatttaagtattaaaattgacattttatgTCTTGGAATTAGCAATTAAGGTTTGGATTTGGATGAATTAAAAGAACTTATTTGTCTCTGCTGGTAGAGTTCTCATCTATGTGGTCGTTACACAAGAGAGTGGTTCTTCTTCCAAACACCCCATTTAATACAACTATAGGGCATTCCAAACTAATCCAAGGGTCTTCTGGGCTCAAGGCACCCGAATACTAACGAAGAGTCATTTCTTAATTCTTCCTTCTAAATCACATTACAACCAATTGTTACCCTTCATGACAATTATCCTCTTATAATTTTATCCTTTAATAACATTGTATTCTTACATTGACTTTATTTATCACATAAATAATTTCATGTATAAGAAGTGTTCAGTTAATAGGGTCGGCACTAGGTAAAGGCAAGAAAGGCATTAGCCCAAGGCCcaataaaaaattagacaaaaatTGTCCTAATATGTATCAAACTTGAGATCTAGATAATTTATGTACTTAGCCACTAAGCCAAGATGCTATTAATGATTATTAGTTagcttgtttatttattattgaattattaatgCACGATTATCAATCAAAAAGTGGATAACATAAAACTCaattgttaaattttaattaataatcaatacttttaacttttttaatgcTTTTACTTTTTCTAAGATTAATcctctcaatttttttttattttttagcttGTTATCTTTTTTGTAAtgcattacctttttttttattttatcgattTTATGTAAGTTTGATTTGAgcaaataaaatttatgggtgttaatttttgttttttaattttatatgatatataaagttcatttatgaatttttatgtAATCCATTTGGAGTTGTAATAGCCCAATAAAACTATATGATTGATTGCTTGTGAATTTTTATAAGATTGTATTGGtgtgtaatatttttttcaatattataattttatatatatatatatatatatatatatatatatatatatatatatatatatatatatatatatatatatattgtcaaTAACATAGTTTGCGGCTCGTGCCCCTAAAATCTCAAGGTTGGCCCGGTCAATTAAATAGGCATATTTAAGTTGATTCTTAttcacaaattaaatttttttagaacTAACGAATTTCATGATTTACATTTTAGGAGAAAAAAGAATACCTCTTCAGCAAGAGTAGTTCTAATAACTCCGGGAGCAACAGAATTAACTCTAATATTGTCCTTTGCCCATTCACATGCCAAGTTCTTTGCCAATTGATTCATAGCTCCTACAAaaagaattgaaataataattttgactttctcctttctaatttatttttctcattttttctaaattaaaatttcacaaaGTTATTTTCATTATGAATCTTTCTATCGTAAAACAtcttttttgacaaaaatattctaatttaCATAACACATTTTACATGTTTTACCCCAAAagttactttatttttataaatataaatcaaatcagTGGTGTCACTCCTATTATCACTCCTATTATATAATGCTTTTCTCTTGCTTTGTttgatttcaaaataaatattatttattgaattaataattacttTTAATGGAAAGGTATCcctcattatcattattttaggTTCCACTATGCATATTATAAAGAAGAACAACATAAGTAAATCTATAATTCTATAGATCAGAAGTGgagtttaattaataaaaaagaaattaaccTTTAGCAGCTCCATAAACAGAAACAACTTGAAATGCCATGAAACTAGCTATAGAAGAAATGAAGACGATGTTTCCTGCTCCGGAAGACTTGAGGAGTGGATGTGCAAGTTGCGACAGATGGTAAGCTGATtcaaaattgcttgccatcatTTCTGAGAAATGCTCTGCTGTGCAATCCACAGTACTTGTGGGTGTAGCGTAGCCTGCGTTGTTAACCTGGGATCACCCCGATGTCATTTTAGGGGTTTTCACGGTAAGTAGCTTTTTTACAAACTCAAAAGTTTGaaaaggaaaatttgattttaaaagatACAAAGTTTAGCTCATTTGTATTTACAGGtttgaattttcttttattttttaaaagtttgaacTTTGTACCCCATtcgcttttaaaatttttcaggTTAATCATTACTAAAGGTGTttattcgggtgatcgggtcggtttcggacaaGTGTCATTCAattcggttgtatttcgaatcggttatatttcggatgcgtgttgtgATGGGTCATACTcgagtcacggttcggttgaagatcggttattcgagctatcggatTAGCATCAGGTCTGTGTTGAttaaagttcgtgtcgagtttcaatcggtctcaggttgtcatcggttaataattggttcggttttaccgggtacagataGGGTTCGagtattttcaagtagaattcaactacgaattgcgaattactaattactattgatcgattaagtatcagattaagttgttagtcattttttaattgatattgaGGTTCTTTTACtaaaagcaaaatagtgaaaatgcaaatcaattagtaatcattattacattgatatttttatttgtttgaccggaaattaaaattataaagttctatcaattttcatctaattcgattaaaagtagttaaataaacattgaccattgattattaactctaaatatatgaaaccatgtatttataaaatttattttattaaaatatttatgacttttattagaataactaataagatgattgaatattagTCAATTATACTtcatgtaaaaaattggttcaggtttacagcagttggATCTAAACTTCATTCGGGTTAATTTGGTTTTACACGGATTGAGTTcagttttgagcatgattcgggtcggtcattattaggttcgagTAATTTCGgataacggttatgtgtcggttaaaaaaatcggttacaactcgggttcagttttcccattttcggttgtcaaccggttcgagTATAGCTTCGAGTTGGGTAATGTCAGTTCGATAAATCTAAAAAAGGAatacattttcgggtcggttcacTTTCGATTTCGaatcggattttcgggtcgggtctcTTTTAAACAGCTCTAATCATTACCTTCTACAACCggttgaaattgaaaaaaaaaagtaaaattaaaatgcaATGAATTCCCCATCTACACACACTACTTGAAATTGACGTTTTTGATCTAATTTTATTAAGTCACTCAAGCCTCTTGAGATTGATCTGGTTTTCTTTATTTGTTTATAGGTGACCATAAACTACCTTTTAGGGAACTAACGGAAGGAGTTCTCGAATACAGTTGTAGTTGATCTTGGTGATGGTTTTGTTCAAATGGCATATATTGTTTCTGAAAGTGACGCTTTTAAGGCATTAAATTGTACAGAGTTTGGAAACCAGACAATTGGAGGATTGAAGATTTGCATTTTATAATTACCCATTGATTATTAGGTTATAAATTGGCAAAATCATAAATTTGCATTGTGAATTTGTACATACACAATTGATTATAaggttataaattatgaaaattaaattgtgGGTTAGAGAAAATGGGTCATAATTATATGTTGATACGGATAGAATGAGTCATAAATTGGGTAATTTAAATTGTGGGGAAACTAAAGTGTGGCCTTGTGGGTTACTCCAATACCACACATATCATCAAACAATGGATTGCTTTGGATAGATCTCCTTATGAGCTTACTGTTGTTAGGGATAATCGTAAAAATGGTGATGGACTTAAATGACGTCGTCCCAGTAACTCACTTCTTCCTGTTGAAACACTTCTTGTTGGTGCATCTTCGATGTGATTAGAGCTAACCAAACAATTATAAGTTCAGTTCTTGTGGTAAATGTCCgccatttatttttcttgtattttgTTAAATATTGCAGGATTTGTCCACCACAATGGATAATTGTAAAAGTGGTTAATGGTAAATGATCTTGTATTTGGTGGAATATTGAAGGATTTTTTGAATTAAGTCACTCAAGAAAGACCAAAATCATCAAATATGGCGGACATTAAACGCGCAGCATAGAGAAAATGGAAGACAAGGTGGTTcagatgaagaaagaaattgGTTTAGCCCGTTAAAGGTAATTTGAACCTTTAAAAGCGAATGCACCCCAAAGTTCGagcctttaaaaaataaatgaaagttCAAACCTTTAAAAGCAAATGAGCTAAAGTTCgtacctttaaaatcaaattttcctttCTAAATGGATACTACTTTTgcataaaatggaaaaaatagtctcaaaattacctaaaataatctaattttttattgatttttctacaataattcaaacttttgattaaccatgaatatttccaattttaaagtgattttccCCAAAACATTGTTGCCTAAATGGTGGCCGATTTTTACAGATAAttgcaaaaaaatattaaaatattaaaaatatcaaaaattaaaagttgaaattaaaaactaatcttacttgatttttctatttaatttttaatttttttagttttttaattctttaaatttgtacttactttttgatttttatatgcAAAAATGACTTGTTGTATAGGTAAAATGTACATTGGTACATTTTTAACAAGCATATTTTATAGTTGGAATTTttcatgtttaatcaaaaattatgatTAGTGTAGGGAAATTagtaaaagattggattattttgggtaatttttccttatataCTTACTCTATTATGTTTTTCTTGCTACCAAACTCAATGGCacaataattaagaaaagagaatcaaCCTTTTAAGTAACTATTTTAccctttaattaaatattatacttCCTCTATTCTAGTTTGATTTCAGAAAAGAGTTTTGTTGTGGATCAAATATCCCATCTATATGGAATGTCTAAAATACCCTTGATCAAAGCGTCAAAAGTCAATATTACAGTCAAGGTCATAAGTCCACCCCTATTCATTAACTTGCAGTAACTTCTCACTTCCCTCTACTCATGTCACTTCCTGCGATAACCATCAACCACATATTCTAATCGTCGCCCTCTATGTCATTTCCATGGCCTTGTTCTCCATTAGGCAACCCCATTGAGATAACCAACCAGTAACCATCATGGCAGAGTCATAATATATACGTCCTTCTTCTACTAAAATCAGGGTACGCAATTTTTACTCTCATACTAATACTCTACTAAATTATTATCCTATGCTTATCTCTTACATTCACCTTTTCTAGTCTGACTTAGGCATCAAAGAGGCTTTCCAGGACATCAGCCCCCGATTTATTCTTTCTTTGTGGTTCAGGTACACCATCTGCCGTTGTCAGATCATCCAACTTTCCTTGGTTTGAATGTACTTCTTACTTAAAGTCCCCTTTACAAATTCAACTGTTTCTTAACAGAAACAGTTTGGCCCCGTCTACGGGgccaaaatcaagccaagtcttgatcCTTGTCCGAGTcttctataagtcggaccccctattGGTCAAACTTGGAGAGTTCGGGCCAAAATCAAGCTAAGTCTTAATCCTTGTCCGAGTCTTCTAAAAGTCAGACCACTTATTGGCCCATCCTGGAGGGTTGGGgccaaaatcaagccaagtcttaATTTACGTCAGACACTTCTATAAATCAGACTTACCATGGTTGAAATTGAGGGTTTGGGGCCAAGATCACTCCAAATCAACAAGTTCCAAGACTTCTAAAGGTCGGACCCCTTATCGACCTAACTTAGAAGGTAAGGTGCAAAATCAAACCAAAGGGTTATCTTATGTGTGAGACTtacataagtcggacccttatcATGACCGTTAAGTCATATCACTAAAAGTCGCGTTGATAAAATCAGAGACATGTGATCCCAAAACTCCAACACATCAAATCTCAAGAATTCGAGTCATCTGATCTCCAAAGTTGGGACATCTGATCTCAAAAAATTATGAGACATTGTATCCAAGATATCCTATATCTGAGACATCCTATATCCAAGAAATGGGACTCAAAAAGTCCGAGACATTGAAAATCCAAAACATTTTCTCTAAATAACCTAATCAATTCCTTCCACATATAGACCGAGATCGTTTACTCTAATTGTTCGTCCTCTCAAATCTATATGCGTGGGGCCAATGTTAGGGATCAAATATCCCATCTACATGGAATGTCTAAAACACCTTTGGTCAAAGGGTCAAAAATCAACACTATAGTCAAGGTCAAGTTCATAAGTCCATCTCAATTTGTTAACTCGCAGTAATTTCTCCCTTCCCTCCATTCATGTCACTTCCATGGCCATGTTCTCCATTATGAATTTATTATGGAGGgagtaattaattttaactGGGAGAGTAAAATTAGTGGGAAAAGAGAAATTTTATATGGAGGGAGTTATTAGTTTTAGTTTAGaatagataaaaattaaataattgtaaatataaaatttaatgaggtacaaattaatataaaaataggggtaaagTAGACATTTATATAGTTgcaatttgctaaaaatagaaatgtatcaagtaatatgaaattgctaaaaataataaatgtagcaagtaataatGTAATATGgaatagaggaagtatatgtttttaatgcttaatattttttatttcatctcttaaaaataaacataaattaatGTGTTACCCTTGAGTAGCTAAAGTCTTTAATCCCATGATCATAAcactatcaaattaaaattaaaatgtataaaacAAAAAGCTAAAGTCTTACAAGTATGTCTAACGTTCCATGAAAGAGAGAAGTTATAGTTTCCATTAAACTCTGTCTTTGGGGCCGAGAACAAACATCACATACTGAGCCAGTTACAGGAAAACCTTTAGCCTTCCAGTCTAACAAGCACGCATCAATGTCTGATTTTGTCCGAGAACATATATGCACAATTGCTCCTAGTCCTACTAGTTCCTCTACAATAGCATGCCTGCATGTTATTTTTATAAGTATTACAAAATTAAgcaatatttaaaataagtaaataataattaacatataattaaattaaagaattaCTACGTTGTCAAACAATAATATTAAGTATGAGAATATTggcaatttttgaaaaaataattttaatttgctccaatattaataaaaacatttgctatttaaattttatttgtatttttttaaaaaaatttggtaaGAAAAACCAAAGACACTTATTCGAGATTGAACTTAAGATTACATAATTTTGACACTGCATTTTTAAAATCAACCTCTAGAATTACAATGATCATAGTAAACTAAAAAACTATGTAACACATTCGgacatatttttaatttaaagggGTGTTTGCACGTTTTGGTGTAGACTTTTTAAGCTCAAGTAAATTATTTACTTGACGCATTTCAGTACTAGTGGTTATGAAATTCGTTTAATCCAATTCCTTTCACAAGGGTAATAAAATTCCTCCAAATTTTTACTACTTATTTctcaataataattaattttcttttcttgttttctcCCTTTTTTCTCATTCGTTAGACCCAATAaatagttaataataattacacATAAAAGTACCCCTATTtctcttttaagcattttttttactttcttcgtttctttttggtttttcattttactttttcaCGTATATCAACTTAAAATTTAAGCCTCAATATCTTATaatatgcataataaaaaattgtaaaaattatatattaaaattttttgcatcaagacgaatctaacaagattccacattaatatattttgtctaatatataattcaaaaattaaatttaaattagtcTCTCATAAAGTGGAACAACTTAAATTGCATAAACAAAAAGGAACGAAAAGAGTAATAAATTTCCATTTGTCATCTTGAATGCCCCTATGTGTTTTTCAAGTAGCAcgtttcttttttctttttaaatttgagAGTAGGTTAAAAAATTCTACAAATAACAACATAATTATATAATTCAACATCTTATTAATTATAATCGAACCACTCTGACAAGAGTGTAACAGAAACTTTAACTACTAAGTCaacctataattttttaaaaacattttaagACGAAGGAAAATATTATCTATGAACAAGAAACTAAAATATAACCCTACCCGATGCCTTTGGTACCTCCAGTGACAAGAGCAGTCTTCCCTTGAAGTGACCAACGCTTATCATTTGCTATAACCTGCGCCATAGTCTCCAATAAGTTGATTTTAAGTCCTTTCAACGgatgattttttaattaaaaaaatcaaattattcaatttGGGAATGCACTATCATACGGTAATAATGGGTTCTAATTCTATTAAACATTTACTTATATTTTAGTTATACGTATTAGTTTATTTAAggtgtatttttgttgattttttttattttatggtaTGGGATATTGTATGGCTGTGGATAACTTACTTCTTATGACCATAATATTTAAGTGAACTATATTTTATGGGGACATTGCATGGATGAAATTGAACTATACGACCATAAATTTGGATTTCTATGATTATACCTTAAAATACACGCAAGGTTCAGGTTTTAAACATGTTTGATATGTTTAATCACACAGCCTACGAAAAACTATCAGccttaatataaaaatacttagcatatattttatgtatttaaaaatacaaaattattagaTAAATATCATTACTTTTAAAATTGCACATGGTCTTcataaaatttgttaatttttacccCACCCCTGGCACGGCAACATACAAATGAAGAACGTACAAGCTTCTCTACAtacaatatttattatatacaaTAAAGATATTGGTAAAAGTATCACTAAATATCAAATGACCTATTGGTTGGAATGCTGGCAAAATTTAGACTACATTTACTACTACATCATGTTAGTCGGAATTCCAAATGAAATTCCGACTCAAAAAAATTTCGACGGTATTTATTCCGACTAAATAAAAGTCGGAACTTAGTCGGTATAAAGCTAATCCAACTAAATTCCGACCGTGTGGGTTAGTCGGAACAAACGAGTATCTTtgtattatacatatatatatatatatatatatatatatatatatatatatatatatatatatatatatatatgtgtgtatatatatatgtatgtatatatatatatatatgtgtatatatatatgtgtatatatatatatatatatatatatatatatatatatatatatatatatatatatatatatatatatatatatatatatatatatatatatatatatatatatatatatgtatatatatatatatatatatatatat from the Amaranthus tricolor cultivar Red isolate AtriRed21 chromosome 12, ASM2621246v1, whole genome shotgun sequence genome contains:
- the LOC130828869 gene encoding tropinone reductase homolog At1g07440-like, producing MAQVIANDKRWSLQGKTALVTGGTKGIGHAIVEELVGLGAIVHICSRTKSDIDACLLDWKAKGFPVTGSVCDVCSRPQRQSLMETITSLFHGTLDILVNNAGYATPTSTVDCTAEHFSEMMASNFESAYHLSQLAHPLLKSSGAGNIVFISSIASFMAFQVVSVYGAAKGAMNQLAKNLACEWAKDNIRVNSVAPGVIRTTLAEEVFFFLLKCKS